The genomic region tgTAGTCTAACAATGAAACTACAGAAAACATACCATTGCcaaaactacatacaaaaacaGTCTTGTgtgcaaacgccaacactacacacagacacatccctGAATTCACATCCTAACACTACAAAAAACACACGTGCATTCAAATGCCGACACAACATATAAATAAACCTCTGCATTTTAATATCAGCTACATACACAATTATAGAAATATTCACACCCACATAGTCCAAAAAAAATGATAACATCCACACACCTACAATCCTGCAAGAatgagcaaatggtagatctACAACTGACAAAGAATTGTCAGATATGTATGACAGTTAcgatctaccatttacccatgtgtgGTAGAGGATTATTTGCACCAGGGATCTCCCtatattagttctgccactgcatacacatttatattcacATGTacttacattcatatacacatatgcattcacataCATGCTCATGGACACAtgttgacatacatacacacacagacttatacacaaatgcatacatactcatacatacacacacggactcaaacacacacaaatattcatatatgcacacagactcatacacacacaaactcatatacAAAACATTTATGTACACAGATGGACTCAtatatgcgcgcacacacacacacacacacacaatacagattCATAAAAACACATTCATGAACAAACagaacagatgcacacacacacacatacttatatcCATACACAcgctgatttgtaaaaaaaattaacatttttatttattaattttgtttacactgaggtccacccagcctcccttctCCCTTTTCTTACCTAAAAATGGAGCTGGAGTGGGATTTTATTACTGGTGTCAAGTGtggaaacatggaaacatagaatgtgacggcagataagaaccattcggcccatctagtctgcccagttttctaaatactttcattattccctggccttatcttatagttaggatagccttatgcctatcccacgcatgcttaaactcctttcataggcgtgcgcacggggtgtgccgggtgtgcctaggcacaccctaatccccgcggcacgcctgtgagtcctgcaggaacgcgtgggaacaatgttcccacgcgttcctgcaggcactctgccacccccaaatgccctccgagtcatgggggggagggcaagAGGTAATGGACCCTCCCCcgccggtctccatctcagccgcggcgagagagctgtgtgctgtctgcttcctctcgccgcgcgctgtttgctgatgccggagccggaatatgacgtcatattccggctcccagctacagcagacagcccgcgcggtgagaggaagcagacagcacacagctccctcgccgcggctgagatggagaccggcacccgacccactggaccccagggacaagtccacgccagcactccaggtaaggaggctgggtggacaatttttaattaaaaaaataataatttgtgagtgtctctgtgtgtgtgtgtgtctaagtatgtgtgtgtgtgtctaagtatgtgtgtgtgtgtctaagtgtgtgtgtgtgtgtgtgtctaagtaagtctgtgtgtgtgtgtgtgtctaagtatgtctgtgtgtgtatctaagtatgtctgtgtgtgtgtgtgtgtctaagtatgtctgtgtgtgtatgtaagtatgtctgtgtgtgtgtgtgtgtgtctaagtatgtctgtgtgtgtatctaagtatgtctgtgtctgtgtgtgtatctaagtatgtctgtgtgtgtgtgtctaagtatgtctgtgtgtgtatctaagtatgtctgtgagtgtgtgtgtgtctaagtatgtgtgtgtctgagtatgtgagtgtgtgtgtctgtgaatgtatgtgtgggtgggtgtcagagtatgtgtgtgtctgtaagtgtatgtgtgtgtgtctgtgagtgtatgtgtgtgtgtctgtgagtgtatgtgtgtgtgtacgcgtatatatatgtgtgtgtgtcagtgtgtgtgtgcacgtatatatacacgagtgtatattattttttgggggggtgggaatattgggagagttcttacactttattccccaggacttgacccctgccggcaggagagatctccggatctcccctgtaggctcatgcagagccggcactatttgagtgccggctctgctctaagcctccatgggtcggcggggagatcaaagatctacctcaccggcccacagcagcatagagggaggcaggagaggacccggggagctctagacagaagcttcaccaggttcctctcgcgagatctgagcattgccgtggcaacgctcagatctcgcgagagtgaactctagccccgcaggctagagtatactctacactggaccaccagggatggcacatggcagcaaggatctcccctccctatcataaggtaagaagggaggggggatatttactacagcacacacacagcgcacatacagcaccctcacacacacagcacacatacagcaccgtcacacacacaacactctcacacacagtacactaacagcaccctcacacacacagcaccctcacacaaacagcacactcacaaatacacgacacaacagcaccctcacacacacagcacccccacacacacacacacacatatcacacatcagacaaacagcaccctcacacagcacactaacaggaccctaacacaccctcacacacagcacactaccagcaccctcacacacaaaccgcaccctcacacacaacacactaacaacaccctcacccacatagcacactaccagcaccctcacacagcgcactaacagcacacacacacacacacacacacaaacagcagtgtgtgtgtgtgtgtatgtatgtatgtatatgtatatatatatatctataaaacaaacaaacaaacaaaatatatatatatatatatatatatatacatacatgcggtgtgtgtttgtgctttagggtgcacaccctaatgcaataggctgcgcacgcctatgactcctttactgtgttaacctctaccacttcagctggaaggctattccatgcatccactaccctctcagtaaagtaatacttcctgatattatttttaaacctttgtccctctaatttaagactatgtcctcttgttgtggtagtttttcttcttttaaatatagtctcctcctttactgtgttgattccctttatgtatttaaatgtttctatcatatcccccctgtctcgtctttcctccaagctatacatgttaagatcctttaacctttcctggtaagttttatcctgcaatccatgaaccagtttagtagcccttctttgaactctctctaaggaaGAGATCACTGATTGCTGCCCAGCTCCTCGCATCGCATTGCTGATGCCAGGACTGGAGGGAAGTCACACCCCAGCTCCCAGCAGCAGAACTGGGTGCATGAAGGAGCTGGAAAATCGGTGCAGAGAGATACCAGCATCCCCCTCTTCACAAGCAGATCTATAAAGATCGTATAAATGAAAATCTTAAAATCCTTAGCCATTATATAGGACAGCATTATCAGGGTCAATACACAATCCATGTCAGTGCTGTATCCTGTATGTTATATGTCCATACTCTTGGTTAATAAAATTATTTGCTTTTTCATTATAGCTAAACTCCATTGCTTTCTCAGTGTACAATAAGTAGTGACATTACAGTGTAGGCTCCCTGGTGTACTAACTTTgagacactattttttttttttttattaatgccacTGAGCTATGCTATACTCtgggtgtgtatgaatgaatacaaaaaaagatatttatttaatttttacttcattcaaatacattttattcatcTTGCTGCATTATGGTTGGCATCATCCCTGCTGAGAAACCAGAACATGCATGTTACAGAGGCTTAgaaagtatatatttaaacatccttatattttttatttgtttcttctaCTTTTCCAAATTGTATGATGTAGCAACCAGTTGCTATCAccaattcaaaatatatattcatcCTAATCTCTTTTAAAGTTATCAAATACTTGATAATTCTCTACCTTACTCTGGATAAACAGGGCTACATGTACAAATACGATATACATTCAAATGTTGATTCTTTTTTTCATTAACATACATATACTTATCATTGCAACATTCTTTTAATATCAGTTGAATGGCTTGATCCAAGTCTCAAATAAAATGTCCACAATATGTATATGTACTCTCTGCATTTTGTGAGAGAAATACTTTATGTTCACATTTAGAATTAATTCCATATAATGGAGTCACCAGCAAATGTTTCATGGAAGCAATAGTTTATCTTATAGATTCCAGTCACAAAATAATGGCCATCAATTTTTAGGAGATAGATTTGAGTCGTATAAGCTTTTGAAATGCTTTTTTGAAATCCTCATTAAATACTGTGTAAATCACAGGGTTGATAAGTGAATTTAAATATCCCAACCAAGTGAAAAAGTCAAATAGTATAGGATTGAACCAACATGCATCACTACAAATTGGCAAGACCAGAGATACCACAAAGAAAGGTAACCAGCAAACGATAAAGGCGCCAAGAATTATACCGAGGGTTTTGGTGGCCTTTCTCTCTCTTGCAACAGACAATCGCTTTCTTTCTATAATGCTTCCTGCAAGCCTGATCTTGATGTGGTTTATACAGACTGGAGTTCCATCTGAATTTCCCATATGTGCATTTGTGTTCACAGAGCAGAATGAAGAACCTGTCGATCCTGTTATTAGCTGAGCAGTTGTAAATCTCTTTCCATAAATGGATGGCGGCTTGAGAATTCTTGTTCGAGCTGCAATATAAATTCTCCCATATAAAATGATAAGTAATACGGTTGGTATATAGAATGCTCCACAGGTAGAATATATAGTGTAAGAGATTTGATCTGTGTTAACAGAACAATCTGTAAGTTCTTCGTGAGCTTTGGCTTGTCTCCAAAACAGTGGTGGGATGGAGATACAAATCGAAATAATCCAAACGACAGAAATCATGAGTGCTGCTCTCCCAGCTGTGCGGTGTTTAGTATATTCTAGAGCATCTGTAATAGCCCAGTACCTGTCCAAAGCTATGACACATAGATGGAGTATTGAAGCTGTACAGCATGTGATATCCGATAACAACCAAATGTCACAAATAATTTGCCCAAAAGTCcaagtgtgtgtgacagtgtagaCAATACTTATGGGCATTACCAAGATGGACACCAACAAATCTGTGAATGCCAGAGAACCAATTAAATAGTTGGCAGGGGTGTGTAGTTTACGACTCTTAAATATTGTTATGATAACAAACACATTTGAGAGAAGTGTTGCCAAAGTTATGAGAGATAAAAGAACAGCAAGTGCGATCTTAAGTCCAAGTAATGTTGATGCTTCCCATTCTGTATTAGTGTCTGAAGAATTTAATAAGTGATCGAATGATGGTCCCATAGATCCATTATAATAATTCATTTTATATAAGCTATTCTGATAAATACATTATATCAAACCTGGATataatgtttccatttttattacaACATAAAAACGTATTTATGTTTCCACAACCAGGGCACAAAGTGAGCACATTTTTTGAATTGTGAATTTTAAGACGAAAAGAAACAATTTGTGTTCATACTTTCCATGACATAAAATACATTCATATGTGATATTTCGATTTTAGTATCAATACTATCTCTTCTGTAGAAAATGTACactataaatgaaaatataaagctGTATCCTATATTACATACATTTCTACTTTGTTGTTAATTCTAATCCTCGTTTTCCATGTAAAGCTGTTTACAAACACTAGTAATTAAAATTTAAGTGGAATCTAaaaatttaaatgctttaattttattatttaatgcatGTAACATTTCTCATCTGATAATTGTTTTGTGttataatactttattttttgaaGGGGGATTCTAGTATAAAGCACATTCAGAAACAAATATCAAGCAGTCCTCTTTATCAGTTTACTTGTCAAAAAATCATTACATCCAATGATATGTTTCCAAGAGGAGTGAAAATCGTCCTAAAGTTTTTAAGAAAAATTATCCTTTGGTAGATTGTCTTTTCATATGCAGTTGaaccttttttttgttatctttttaAAAAGATGGTCTGTAAGAACATAACTCACAGAAGAATACATGTAGGTAGCTGTTTCATGTTTCAATCTGAATCAACTGTAACAAGAGATGcatatttctttctaaaaatcttCAATCATTTGTAATTTTACCTAAAAAGAAGTAAAAAGAAAATCATTAAAATTATGAGAAAATTGTTTTTACCTGGACACATGTTATTATACTATAACTCATACACTATTATGGTTTGTGAGAAACTCTCTATGTGGATGAAAATTGTACTTCTGCACAATATTTCTTCTTTAGCATTGCATAGAACTTGACATAGTTGACTAAACTATCATTAACCTATCCCCAAGAATGAAAGctcataaaatgttttttttttatatacattgagcaaaattataaacgcaacacttttgtttttgcccccatttttcatgagctgaactcatagatctaagactttttctatgtacacaaaaggcctatttctctcaaatattgttcacaaatctgtctaaacctGTGTTATTAAGCagttctcctttgctgagataatacatcaacctcacaggtgtggcatatcaagatgctgattagacagcttgattattgcaaaggttgccttaggctggccacatggTAATAGCCTGAGCTACAGACGTTCTTCGTATAAACCCATATGGTGGGAGAAAGCATCTACTGATGCAAATCTTTCTGAGCTTTTTAGACTAACCAAATATGTGGGTATTATTTCTATTCATTTTTGTAATTCATACTTGTTTTACTTCAGATCACCAGTAGGACCATTTCATTAGGGTTTTAGTCCTGAAAATGTGGAAACAGCTTCAAGGGTTCACATGTGGAGACTAAGGAATGGGCAGTGTTAAGCAGACATTTTGCCTATTAAtatgtagttgctgtgattaaGTAGTAGTCAATCGACATACCTAGAAATACTGCTTTATTTTGAatgtagaagaaaaaataaataaaatacagtatacaATATGCTAAAgttaaagaaaaaagttacttgcacattatcctaaatccctatgtacatttaataaCTGgaagttttttttactattactcCAATAGTcattcaagtgtaagctcacctgccacatcaacgCAAACCCTCTTAGGTTAGTCCTACATTGacatggtgtgactatagcatcagcagcactgtaacatggcagtgaaatacaaaagcaaatacaaatgtaCAAAATTAAACCCTGCATTTAGACTCCCAATACACCTGGACAATGCTGCTGCCAccacatgtgttccctattaagggttaataagtggggagaggtttagaaaaatacccctctctgcctcattagagattttacttTTTAGCTAAAAGCTGCAAGGTGAATTGTCAGCATAGGACTCACCTACTCAGAGGTTTtgacttgacgtggcaggtgagcttacactaggatgaccattggagtgatactccAGTTATTTTACTACATTTGGAATTAGATGCCTTGTACTAAGAGATAACATTTTGTAGTTGAAGGAAATTGTAaaataagctttacatttaataatCTCAAGCGAAAACAAGCATTTTTCACACTAAATATGTGACTTCAGAAGACTAGGTGATATAGGCCTATAGAGTACTATATCTACTATTATTATCCTCTAGACCAGTGGTTTGCAACCTAATCCTCAAGTACCCctaacagttcaggatttaggaattacccaattgtgtctaaggtgtttaaaaaacaaacaaacaaacaaacaaacaaacaaaaaaacatgttagacacaactgggcaattcctaaatcctgaactggtagggggtacttgaggacaggGTTGGAGACCCCTGCTCTAGACAGTAAGCTTTTTTAAAGCAGGGTCCTATTCAACATATTGTTCCTGCAAGTTTTTGGAATTtggtggcgctttataaatgccaataataaattACTACAACTActactactcctcctcctactactaataataatattataacacgTTATTCAATAAAGTATCTTAGCTCTAAAACAGGATTGTTTTGCTAGCCTACCAATTCAACtaattgtcagggttatttacaacACTGAGTATCCAAAGTAAATATGAACAATTCTCTGTCAGCTATTTTTCCAGTTTAGATACATTGGCCTTAAATTCAAAATTCAGTTTGGATTCACCTTGAATTTGCTCTTTATTCAATAACTCAGTTTATCTTGTGCAATAACTAACTGTGTGTTAGTTTTTGCACACTGTAAACTATTTGCACTCTTCTATTGCCATCTAGTGGTTCTTTTTGGAAGGATTGAAACATGATGGTATAAATATTTGTACATGgatagcttttttatttttaattaaggggATCAAGCTAAGCTCTAATTGAGATCAATATAAATGTGCATAcctaaagagacagaaaggggtatttttagtttaagtagagaaaaaaagagacagaAAAGGGTATTCTTGAGAGTAAATATTCTTTAGTTTTAGCTGCAAGCAGTAAGGTAAATTGTTAGTGTAAGAACTTGATGGCATAGGTGAACTTACACTTTGACGGCTATTTAAGTAATACTAAAACcctcctgttatttaaatgtgcacattGATTTGGAATAGTGTGTAcgtaacttttttgtttgtttttgttctatGTATTTCGGCTGATGAATACTTGTTGCCATTGCAGAGGCCCGAGAGTAGTACTAGTTTGAGTGCCGGGCTTTAATTTTGTGTGTTCATATTAAATTTAGTCTGACAATTACAGATCAGTTTCTACATAATTTGTTTAacacaaatagataaaaaaatatatatttacaattacAAA from Pelobates fuscus isolate aPelFus1 chromosome 1, aPelFus1.pri, whole genome shotgun sequence harbors:
- the HTR1D gene encoding 5-hydroxytryptamine receptor 1D, with the translated sequence MNYYNGSMGPSFDHLLNSSDTNTEWEASTLLGLKIALAVLLSLITLATLLSNVFVIITIFKSRKLHTPANYLIGSLAFTDLLVSILVMPISIVYTVTHTWTFGQIICDIWLLSDITCCTASILHLCVIALDRYWAITDALEYTKHRTAGRAALMISVVWIISICISIPPLFWRQAKAHEELTDCSVNTDQISYTIYSTCGAFYIPTVLLIILYGRIYIAARTRILKPPSIYGKRFTTAQLITGSTGSSFCSVNTNAHMGNSDGTPVCINHIKIRLAGSIIERKRLSVARERKATKTLGIILGAFIVCWLPFFVVSLVLPICSDACWFNPILFDFFTWLGYLNSLINPVIYTVFNEDFKKAFQKLIRLKSIS